Below is a genomic region from Longimicrobium sp..
CAACGACAAAACCGAGCGTCGGGAACTCAGGGGCCTCCGCCCCGGGAGCGCCTCCCTCTCCGTCCCACTCCGCGTCAGGTTCGGATGTGTCAGGGCCGAGTGCCATGGGGTTGCCGAATTCGGGAGCGTACAGCCCATCGTAAAAGAAATCGCGGACCCGCTGGGCGACTTCTTCAACCGTGTACTCCGAGGGATCGAGCGCCCATTCCGGATGCGCGGGATCCTCCCCACTGAGGCGCTGCCGCAGGTCTCGCGCGAGACTTCCGATCGATAGCCCAGCGAGGCCGCCCAGCCCGTACGTCATGAGCCCGATGGGGAGGCCCTTCACCAGGTTGATGGTCTTTTCGGCGTTGTTGTATACGTTGAAGTACCTGTCGTTCTCGCCGATCAGCGACGCCGCGCTGTCCGTGCCGAGTACCACTCCGTCTCCAACTTTCAGGCAGATGGCGATCGTCACGGCACGTTCCGGGAAGAAAGTGGACCTTTCGAGGCTAAGCTCGTCAGGAACAGATACCCCGGACGGCACCGACCGGTGCTAGGCCCCGCGCAGCACCTCGTCGCCCGCCACGACGAACACCTGGTCGCCGGGCAGAGGGGCGACGGTGGCGGCGCCGGTGAAGGCGCCGAAGGCGGGGAGGATTCCCACGTCCGCGCCGAAGTGGAAGCAGGGGAGGCGCTCCCTCGCCCGGCCGCGGCCGCGCAGGATGGCGGCGGGGTGCACGTGGCCGGCCAGCACGTAGCCCCGTGCGTCGGGCTCCGGGTGGTGCGCGTAGACGAACGGCGGGGACGGGAGCGGCGGGTCCGCCACGCGGAAGCCGAGGTCGGGCGGGGGATCGCCGGCGCCGCGGTCGTGGTTGCCGCGCACCAGCGTCAGCCGCAGG
It encodes:
- the pdeM gene encoding ligase-associated DNA damage response endonuclease PdeM: MIDTEVAGERVVLLAERALFRPATGELLVADAHWGKAATFRAAGIAVPGGTTAEGLARLDAALERTGAEEIVFLGDLFHARQGKSAAVLAEVRGWRARHPALRLTLVRGNHDRGAGDPPPDLGFRVADPPLPSPPFVYAHHPEPDARGYVLAGHVHPAAILRGRGRARERLPCFHFGADVGILPAFGAFTGAATVAPLPGDQVFVVAGDEVLRGA